A single Asterias rubens chromosome 13, eAstRub1.3, whole genome shotgun sequence DNA region contains:
- the LOC117298964 gene encoding uncharacterized protein LOC117298964 produces the protein MPAKGKKKGKGKGKGKKKKKLNGMGETPGDIVKRLYRIYLNNCDVKSTMFCQSLKTFMKNCLEDNKLIVKFILEPVADFQDPVLSNVRLEPLVMSLRQERYKYIKELHIWDIPLKHEDVATLALMLDKGVYPITRLELIDCDIGAYAVERLMKCIPMTIISILSFDYNEFGDEGVRGICKGLKNNRLLLSLSLCYCDLGVESGSLLGDIVSTTALREIYLNGNNLEAEGTIELVKLAADHAEMESYERAETARLKAEEEAQALLMEKERGRLPTAMSSSEPVPKPDSAKSSKAGGLGKKKKKKGKRKKKSKAPPEPPPVGPWIHKLHLADNGIDSYGRGSTYAPVIITRLFRQLIQHSSCLQELDIDDNLIGDLGGREIMEALNQRKEAGHPSMKMSVTHRMNSETFASIMKLGAGLKKKGKKKGKKKKKKK, from the exons ATGCCGGCTAAAGGCAAGAAGAAAGGAAAGGGGAAGGGTaaaggaaagaagaagaagaagttgaATGGGATGGGAGAGACGCCTGGAGACATCGTCAAGAGACTGTATCGTATTTATCTCAACAACTGTGACGTCAAGAGTACGATGTTCTGCCAGAGTCTAAAAACCTTCATGAAGAATTGTTTAGAGGACAACAAACTTATTGTTAAG TTTATCTTGGAGCCGGTGGCTGATTTTCAGGATCCTGTCTTAAGCAACGTCCGTCTTGAACCTCTCGTGATGTCATTAAGACAAGAACGCTACAAATATATAAAGGAGCTTCATATTTGGGATATACCTCTTAAACATGAAGACGTTGCTACTTTG GCATTGATGTTAGACAAAGGAGTGTACCCAATCACAAGACTGGAGTTGATTGATTGTGATATTGGAGCTTATGCTGTGGAACGACTCATGAA ATGTATTCCAATGACGATAATAAGCATATTGTCTTTTGATTATAACGA ATTTGGAGACGAGGGAGTGAGAGGAATCTGTAAAGGTTTGAAAAATAATCGTcttctgctgagtttgagtCTCTGTTACTGTGACCTGGGGGTTGAGTCAGGCTCACTGCTTGGTGATATCGTCTCAACGACGGCACTTAG GGAGATTTATCTCAACGGGAACAATCTAGAAGCTGAAGGGACAATCGAATTGGTCAAACTCGCCGCTGACCATGCAGAGATGGAGAGTTATGAGCGAGCGGAGACAGCCAGATTGAAAGCAGAGGAAGAAGCTCAGGCGTTACTCATGG AGAAGGAACGAGGGAGACTGCCGACGGCGATGTCGAGCTCAGAACCGGTGCCGAAGCCAGACTCAGCTAAGAGCAGCAAAGCAGGAGGACTcggcaagaagaagaaaaagaaag gtaaaaggaaaaagaaGTCAAAAGCCCCGCCCGAGCCGCCACCCGTTGGTCCCTGGATACACAAACTACATCTTGCAGACAATGGCATCGATAGCTACGGGCGTGGCTCAACTTATGCACCTGTTATTATAACAAGACTTTTCAGACA ATTGATTCAGCATTCCAGTTGTTTACAAGAGCTAGACATTGACGACAATCTCATCGGGGACCTGGGAGGTAGAGAAATCATGGAAGCTTTGAATCAAAGGAAAGAAGCCGGACACCCCTCCATGAAAATGAGCGTGACCCATCGGATGAACTCCGAAACGTTTGCGTCGATCATGAAACTTGGCGCTGGACTTAAGAAGAAGGGAAAGAAGAAAGGGAAGAAGAAG aaaaagaagaaataa
- the LOC117298471 gene encoding transcription factor Dp-1-like isoform X3, whose product MTLIAEPRTILQAAPNTTHMLPTSMVQQSTTWSGQYINNVEAQNLNPFNKFPVDRKKRTQEYAASDFGDNSAKRKKREKESKGLRHFSMKVCEKVQKKGVTSYNEVADELVREFSMPPHQSQMSPHDQLQYDQKNIRRRVYDALNVLMAMNIISKEKKEIKWIGLPTNSAQECANLEVQKKEKEDRIRQKTAQLQELILQQIAFKNLVQRNKRLEESGVGPPTSNSAIHLPYIIVNTSKKTVIDCSISNDKFEYLFNFDNTFEIHDDIEVLKRMGMAFGLEKGQCTHGDLERARCMVPKALDQYVLEMADKESGTTSSTSIRAGPSGIHTHASSSHAQATPSSTKAFHRNPQLSPLATPLSQTDEEVAMTVAGFGSASQSSSLGSFSDAGPSRGATDTPSSLMDSGSDSESEIDV is encoded by the exons ATG ACGTTGATAGCTGAGCCAAGGACTATACTTCAAGCTGCCCCTAACACCACTCATATGTTACCAACTTCAATGGTTCAACAGTCCACAACATGGAGCGG ACAATACATCAATAACGTTGAAGCGCAAAACCTCAATCCGTTCAACAAATTTCCCGTTGATAGAAAAAAACGAACGCAAGAGTACGCCGCCTCGGACTTTGGGGACAACAGCGCGAAGAGAAAGAAACGGGAGAAAGAGAGCAAAGGACTGCGACACTTCTCTATGAAAGTCTGCGAGAAGGTGCAGAAGAAAGGCGTGACGTCTTACAATGAGGTCGCTGATGAGTTGGTCCGAGAGTTTAGTATGCCACCACATCAGTCACAAATGTCGCCTCATGATCAG TTACAGTATGACCAAAAGAATATCAGACGGCGCGTCTACGACGCCCTCAACGTTCTAATGGCGATGAACATCATCTCGAAGGAGAAGAAAGAAATCAAATGGATCGGTCTGCCGACCAATTCAGCGCAGGAGTGCGCCAACCTGGAGGTACAGAAGAAGGAGAAAGAAGACAGGATACGACAGAAGACTGCTCAGCTACAAGAGCTCATTCTACAA CAAATAGCCTTTAAGAATCTTGTACAGAGAAATAAGAGGCTAGAGGAGTCAGGAGTCGGACCTCCTACCAGTAATTCAGCGATCCATCTGCCATATATCATCGTTAACACAAGCAAGAAAACAGTCATAGATTGTAGTATTTCAAATGACAA GTTTGAGTATCTATTCAACTTTGACAACACCTTTGAGATTCATGACGATATAGAAGTTTTAAAGAGGATGGGTATGGCGTTTGGTCTGGAGAAAGGACAGTGTACTCACGGAGACTTAGAACGAGCTCGTTGCATGGTTCCAAAAGCGTTAGATCAATATGTACTGG aaatGGCAGATAAAGAGAGTGGTACAACATCGAGCACATCAATTAGGGCAGGACCCAGCGGTATCCACACCCACGCCTCATCTAGCCACGCCCAAGCCACACCCTCAAGCACCAAGGCGTTCCATCGTAATCCTCAGCTCTCACCGTTAGCCACGCCCTTATCCCAGACGGATGAAGAGGTAGCCATGACGGTGGCGGGGTTCGGATCAGCCTCTCAGAGTTCCAGCTTGGGGTCGTTCTCGGACGCCGGGCCGTCCCGGGGAGCGACCGACACGCCCTCTTCTCTCATGGATAGCGGATCGGATTCGGAGTCCGAGATTGATGTATGA
- the LOC117298471 gene encoding transcription factor Dp-1-like isoform X1: MTDASTTLTSLWVGEGASSPLKSTPTTPSKVVNEDILNFYKEAGIEGIAKEAGVLDTHGGLTTLKEQNVQHVQRVFPVLQLVTSSPRSQLKTGGAQLLPKFQVVTSSSGTPMTLIAEPRTILQAAPNTTHMLPTSMVQQSTTWSGQYINNVEAQNLNPFNKFPVDRKKRTQEYAASDFGDNSAKRKKREKESKGLRHFSMKVCEKVQKKGVTSYNEVADELVREFSMPPHQSQMSPHDQLQYDQKNIRRRVYDALNVLMAMNIISKEKKEIKWIGLPTNSAQECANLEVQKKEKEDRIRQKTAQLQELILQQIAFKNLVQRNKRLEESGVGPPTSNSAIHLPYIIVNTSKKTVIDCSISNDKFEYLFNFDNTFEIHDDIEVLKRMGMAFGLEKGQCTHGDLERARCMVPKALDQYVLEMADKESGTTSSTSIRAGPSGIHTHASSSHAQATPSSTKAFHRNPQLSPLATPLSQTDEEVAMTVAGFGSASQSSSLGSFSDAGPSRGATDTPSSLMDSGSDSESEIDV, translated from the exons GCCGGCGTACTAGACACACATGGAGGTTTAACAACACTCAAAGAGCAGAATGTGCAACATGTACAGAGAG TTTTTCCCGTTTTGCAGTTAGTGACGTCGTCGCCTCGGTCACAGCTGAAGACCGGCGGGGCTCAATTATTACCCAAGTTCCAAGTCGTCACTTCATCGTCCGGCACACCAATG ACGTTGATAGCTGAGCCAAGGACTATACTTCAAGCTGCCCCTAACACCACTCATATGTTACCAACTTCAATGGTTCAACAGTCCACAACATGGAGCGG ACAATACATCAATAACGTTGAAGCGCAAAACCTCAATCCGTTCAACAAATTTCCCGTTGATAGAAAAAAACGAACGCAAGAGTACGCCGCCTCGGACTTTGGGGACAACAGCGCGAAGAGAAAGAAACGGGAGAAAGAGAGCAAAGGACTGCGACACTTCTCTATGAAAGTCTGCGAGAAGGTGCAGAAGAAAGGCGTGACGTCTTACAATGAGGTCGCTGATGAGTTGGTCCGAGAGTTTAGTATGCCACCACATCAGTCACAAATGTCGCCTCATGATCAG TTACAGTATGACCAAAAGAATATCAGACGGCGCGTCTACGACGCCCTCAACGTTCTAATGGCGATGAACATCATCTCGAAGGAGAAGAAAGAAATCAAATGGATCGGTCTGCCGACCAATTCAGCGCAGGAGTGCGCCAACCTGGAGGTACAGAAGAAGGAGAAAGAAGACAGGATACGACAGAAGACTGCTCAGCTACAAGAGCTCATTCTACAA CAAATAGCCTTTAAGAATCTTGTACAGAGAAATAAGAGGCTAGAGGAGTCAGGAGTCGGACCTCCTACCAGTAATTCAGCGATCCATCTGCCATATATCATCGTTAACACAAGCAAGAAAACAGTCATAGATTGTAGTATTTCAAATGACAA GTTTGAGTATCTATTCAACTTTGACAACACCTTTGAGATTCATGACGATATAGAAGTTTTAAAGAGGATGGGTATGGCGTTTGGTCTGGAGAAAGGACAGTGTACTCACGGAGACTTAGAACGAGCTCGTTGCATGGTTCCAAAAGCGTTAGATCAATATGTACTGG aaatGGCAGATAAAGAGAGTGGTACAACATCGAGCACATCAATTAGGGCAGGACCCAGCGGTATCCACACCCACGCCTCATCTAGCCACGCCCAAGCCACACCCTCAAGCACCAAGGCGTTCCATCGTAATCCTCAGCTCTCACCGTTAGCCACGCCCTTATCCCAGACGGATGAAGAGGTAGCCATGACGGTGGCGGGGTTCGGATCAGCCTCTCAGAGTTCCAGCTTGGGGTCGTTCTCGGACGCCGGGCCGTCCCGGGGAGCGACCGACACGCCCTCTTCTCTCATGGATAGCGGATCGGATTCGGAGTCCGAGATTGATGTATGA
- the LOC117298471 gene encoding transcription factor Dp-1-like isoform X2, whose amino-acid sequence MTDASTTLTSLWVGEGASSPLKSTPTTPSKVVNEDILNFYKEAGIEGIAKEAGVLDTHGGLTTLKEQNVQHVQRVFPVLQLVTSSPRSQLKTGGAQLLPKFQVVTSSSGTPMTLIAEPRTILQAAPNTTHMLPTSMVQQSTTWSGKKRTQEYAASDFGDNSAKRKKREKESKGLRHFSMKVCEKVQKKGVTSYNEVADELVREFSMPPHQSQMSPHDQLQYDQKNIRRRVYDALNVLMAMNIISKEKKEIKWIGLPTNSAQECANLEVQKKEKEDRIRQKTAQLQELILQQIAFKNLVQRNKRLEESGVGPPTSNSAIHLPYIIVNTSKKTVIDCSISNDKFEYLFNFDNTFEIHDDIEVLKRMGMAFGLEKGQCTHGDLERARCMVPKALDQYVLEMADKESGTTSSTSIRAGPSGIHTHASSSHAQATPSSTKAFHRNPQLSPLATPLSQTDEEVAMTVAGFGSASQSSSLGSFSDAGPSRGATDTPSSLMDSGSDSESEIDV is encoded by the exons GCCGGCGTACTAGACACACATGGAGGTTTAACAACACTCAAAGAGCAGAATGTGCAACATGTACAGAGAG TTTTTCCCGTTTTGCAGTTAGTGACGTCGTCGCCTCGGTCACAGCTGAAGACCGGCGGGGCTCAATTATTACCCAAGTTCCAAGTCGTCACTTCATCGTCCGGCACACCAATG ACGTTGATAGCTGAGCCAAGGACTATACTTCAAGCTGCCCCTAACACCACTCATATGTTACCAACTTCAATGGTTCAACAGTCCACAACATGGAGCGG AAAAAAACGAACGCAAGAGTACGCCGCCTCGGACTTTGGGGACAACAGCGCGAAGAGAAAGAAACGGGAGAAAGAGAGCAAAGGACTGCGACACTTCTCTATGAAAGTCTGCGAGAAGGTGCAGAAGAAAGGCGTGACGTCTTACAATGAGGTCGCTGATGAGTTGGTCCGAGAGTTTAGTATGCCACCACATCAGTCACAAATGTCGCCTCATGATCAG TTACAGTATGACCAAAAGAATATCAGACGGCGCGTCTACGACGCCCTCAACGTTCTAATGGCGATGAACATCATCTCGAAGGAGAAGAAAGAAATCAAATGGATCGGTCTGCCGACCAATTCAGCGCAGGAGTGCGCCAACCTGGAGGTACAGAAGAAGGAGAAAGAAGACAGGATACGACAGAAGACTGCTCAGCTACAAGAGCTCATTCTACAA CAAATAGCCTTTAAGAATCTTGTACAGAGAAATAAGAGGCTAGAGGAGTCAGGAGTCGGACCTCCTACCAGTAATTCAGCGATCCATCTGCCATATATCATCGTTAACACAAGCAAGAAAACAGTCATAGATTGTAGTATTTCAAATGACAA GTTTGAGTATCTATTCAACTTTGACAACACCTTTGAGATTCATGACGATATAGAAGTTTTAAAGAGGATGGGTATGGCGTTTGGTCTGGAGAAAGGACAGTGTACTCACGGAGACTTAGAACGAGCTCGTTGCATGGTTCCAAAAGCGTTAGATCAATATGTACTGG aaatGGCAGATAAAGAGAGTGGTACAACATCGAGCACATCAATTAGGGCAGGACCCAGCGGTATCCACACCCACGCCTCATCTAGCCACGCCCAAGCCACACCCTCAAGCACCAAGGCGTTCCATCGTAATCCTCAGCTCTCACCGTTAGCCACGCCCTTATCCCAGACGGATGAAGAGGTAGCCATGACGGTGGCGGGGTTCGGATCAGCCTCTCAGAGTTCCAGCTTGGGGTCGTTCTCGGACGCCGGGCCGTCCCGGGGAGCGACCGACACGCCCTCTTCTCTCATGGATAGCGGATCGGATTCGGAGTCCGAGATTGATGTATGA
- the LOC117298962 gene encoding uncharacterized protein LOC117298962, with translation MTDPPLRSLGKLGASEAPAAVKSRTSPSRRPRPASYHQELSSSSTSSGSPKSSGATRKSPLKSPQRGCEATASLALKIPPRVDRTFRRSGSPGARSSASGSSNGSSDSLPSRKATAILAKLARMREEKKLLDIALIFYGGEIQCHRIILAASSPYFRDMLGVRSHLTKHESIEMRGVDMVVVRALVDYAYTSTLTIGNDRIKTMLEAANMFQFQGVIDACVNQMKRSRRHTRQRSVSGQRTENGRGGRSPSSWGSPRSGSPRSTPVQSPRSSSPVTSSPLLFSPKDPVNGSSKTPDAKARDVYKILQDSPQGGRIVDSLQELKSNGLQTGPDGAQRRYTRSHSTGSEGYRSSAGSDSSFDISSQFVWTDSRHPARAVREMVRLRQDARIIDVVLRTKIKDFPCHRVLLEASSNYLSRVISRDIDGTSVMDVHLKKVSADVLQKLIQYMYTGRIAVSERDAGQVYKIAKRFGLDEVCLACVTTDPSLEAARPDDSALTDSFLSTATNSGSVEDLLNPKVCDQSVSLNTTI, from the coding sequence ATGACGGATCCACCACTAAGAAGCCTCGGGAAGCTAGGAGCATCGGAGGCTCCAGCCGCAGTGAAGAGCAGGACCTCCCCATCACGTCGGCCTCGCCCTGCATCTTACCACCAAGAACTAAGCTCATCGTCAACCTCCTCCGGTAGCCCTAAATCCTCAGGCGCCACTCGCAAGTCACCACTCAAGAGCCCTCAACGAGGATGTGAGGCAACAGCGTCTCTGGCACTGAAGATCCCACCGAGGGTTGACCGCACATTTAGACGGTCAGGATCCCCGGGGGCCAGGTCAAGCGCGTCTGGTAGCTCGAACGGGAGCTCAGACTCGCTGCCTTCGAGAAAAGCTACGGCTATCCTAGCGAAGCTTGCGCGTATGAGAGAGGAGAAGAAACTCCTCGATATAGCTCTTATTTTCTATGGAGGAGAGATACAGTGTCATAGGATTATCTTAGCTGCGAGCAGTCCTTATTTCCGTGACATGCTGGGCGTGAGAAGCCACCTGACTAAGCACGAGAGCATTGAGATGCGAGGAGTTGATATGGTTGTCGTGCGAGCTTTAGTCGACTATGCGTACACATCAACTTTGACGATTGGGAATGATCGTATTAAGACAATGTTAGAAGCTGCTAATATGTTTCAGTTCCAGGGTGTTATCGATGCATGTGTGAATCAGATGAAACGGTCCAGACGGCACACCAGGCAGCGGTCGGTCAGTGGGCAGCGGACTGAGAATGGTCGTGGCGGTCGGAGCCCCTCCAGTTGGGGAAGTCCTCGATCAGGTAGCCCTAGGAGTACCCCAGTTCAAAGCCCTCGCTCAAGCAGTCCTGTCACTTCCTCACCTCTGCTCTTCAGTCCAAAAGACCCTGTCAATGGATCATCAAAGACACCTGACGCCAAGGCAAGAGATGTTTATAAGATTCTGCAGGATTCGCCACAAGGAGGAAGGATTGTTGATTCTCTCCAAGAATTGAAAAGTAACGGTCTTCAGACAGGTCCAGATGGAGCTCAGCGAAGGTACACCCGAAGTCACAGCACGGGATCCGAAGGGTATCGAAGTTCCGCAGGAAGCGACTCCTCCTTCGACATATCATCTCAGTTTGTGTGGACCGATTCAAGACATCCAGCTCGAGCCGTCCGAGAAATGGTCAGGCTCCGCCAAGATGCCCGCATCATCGATGTTGTCTTGAGGACTAAAATCAAAGACTTTCCCTGTCACAGGGTCCTCCTTGAGGCATCAAGTAACTATCTCTCTCGCGTGATCTCAAGAGATATTGACGGCACGAGCGTCATGGATGTCCATCTCAAGAAAGTCTCTGCAGATGTCTTGCAGAAACTGATCCAATATATGTACACAGGAAGGATAGCCGTTTCGGAGCGTGATGCGGGTCAGGTTTATAAGATCGCAAAGCGGTTCGGTCTGGATGAAGTATGTTTAGCATGTGTTACTACTGACCCTAGCTTGGAGGCAGCTAGACCCGACGATTCTGCACTAACTGACAGCTTCCTGTCCACTGCTACAAACTCGGGAAGTGTGGAGGACTTGCTGAATCCAAAAGTCTGTGACCAAAGTGTCTCTCTTAATACCACTATTTAA
- the LOC117298439 gene encoding dnaJ homolog subfamily C member 3-like, whose protein sequence is MINFNRFFSSLPLLLATLAVQYDEGKTESNAERLLKFGNSLLAQGQLAEALTQFNSAVDNDPKNYMAYYKRATVYLALGKSKAALPDLKMTMKLKPDFTSAFIHHGNILLKIGKMDEAAKDYQEALRQDPNNQEAKTNFESIPALKEHIIDAGQFVKENRLTEAIDYYSRVVMYMPWNVTFRALRAEVYMKEGSYYKAIDDYKSITKLKPDSMAEYLQMSKLHYALGDLEDALSDVRECLKLDQDHKQCLPHYKKLKKLDKQYSQAQEFINGGRYEEAIQKYTKTLDTEPDVPLYKMRSKAKICHCYRKLHKTVEAFKICNEVLEHDEENVDVLLDRGETFLIDEMYDKAIEDFRKADEIENTQRTEEALNRAQKLHKQSLKRDYYKILGVKRNARKKEILKAYRKLAQQWHPDKHEEGPAKEKASKMFMDIAAAKEVLSDPDKRQMFDQGEDPLDPEEQQKRQQWGQPFGGGFNPFGSGGGGFKFHFP, encoded by the exons atgattaatttCAACCGATTTTTCTCGTCGCTGCCTCTACTTTTGGCAACACTCGCCGTGCAATACGATG AGGGAAAAACAGAATCCAACGCGGAGAGACTTCTAAAGTTTGGAAATTCTCTCTTGGCCCAGGGTCAGCTGGCAGAAGCCCTCACACAGTTCAACTCCGCTGTTG ACAATGATCCAAAGAATTACATGGCGTACTACAAGAGGGCGACGGTGTACCTAGCATTGGGGAAGTCAAAGGCAGCTTTACCGGATCTCAAGATGACGATGAAGCTCAAACCCGACTTTACATCAGCATTTATTCACCATGGTAACATCCTCCTTAAAATCGGCAAGATGGATGAGGCGGCCAAGGACTACCAAGAAGCT CTGAGACAAGACCCCAATAACCAGGAAGCCAAGACAAACTTTGAGAGCATTCCAGCGCTAAAGGAACATATTATAGATGCTGGACAGTTTGTCAAGGAGAATCGACTCACAGAAGCTATTGATTATTACTCTAGAGTTGTCATG tacaTGCCATGGAATGTTACATTCAGAGCTCTGAGGGCTGAGGTATACATGAAGGAAGGCTCGTACTACAAAGCAATCGATGACTACAAGTCCATCACTAAACTCAAACCCGATAGTATGGCAGAGTATCTACAAATGAGCAAACTACATTATGCACTAGGGGATTTAGAAGACGCTCTAAG cGATGTTCGAGAGTGTCTTAAGCTAGACCAGGACCACAAGCAATGCCTCCCTCATTACAAGAAGCTAAAGAAACTGGACAAACAATACTCGCAAGCTCAGGAATTTATAAACGGAGGAAG ATATGAAGAGGCAATTCAGAAGTACACAAAAACATTAGACACAGAACCAGACGTTCCGCTGTACAAAATGAGAAGTAAAGCTAAAATATGTCACTGCTACAGAAAG TTACACAAGACAGTAGAGGCATTTAAAATTTGCAATGAGGTCCTCGAGCACGACGAGGAAAATGTTGACGTTTTACTCGATCGAGGTGAAACATTTCTTATAGATGAAATGTACGATAAAG CAATTGAGGATTTTAGGAAAGCAGATGAAATTGAGAACACTCAGCGAACTGAAGAGGCGCTGAACCGAGCCCAGAAACTTCATAAACAGTCACTCAAGCGAGACTACTACAAGATTTTGGGTGTTAAAAG GAATGCCAGGAAGAAGGAGATTCTAAAAGCTTACAGGAAGCTAGCTCAGCAATGGCATCCAGACAAACATGAAGAGGGTCCCGCTAAAGAGAAAGCTAGTAAAATGTTTATGGATATCGCAGCTGCTAAAGAAGTCTTATCAGATCCAG ATAAACGTCAGATGTTTGACCAAGGTGAAGACCCTCTGGATCCCGAAGAACAACAGAAGAGACAACAGTGGGGGCAGCCATTTGGGGGTGGGTTCAATCCCTTCGGAAGTGGGGGCGGCGGCTTCAAGTTCCACTTCCCATGA